A genomic stretch from Telopea speciosissima isolate NSW1024214 ecotype Mountain lineage chromosome 7, Tspe_v1, whole genome shotgun sequence includes:
- the LOC122668789 gene encoding olee1-like protein: MAKFSQALLVATVCFFGLAGFGYSHEDYQVVGKVYCDTCRAMFETDASIPMKAAPVKLQCQSRENGTITYSVEGVTDESGNYRLPGKGEHENDICDVTVLKSTVPDCDELAPGRDRARVVLTHNNGIVSNERYANPLGFLKKEALDVCPDVLKSVGLLPIVTIGE, encoded by the coding sequence ATGGCAAAGTTTTCTCAGGCTCTCCTTGTCGCTACCGTCTGCTTCTTTGGCCTTGCTGGGTTCGGCTATAGCCATGAAGACTACCAAGTTGTGGGAAAGGTGTATTGTGACACTTGCCGTGCCATGTTCGAGACCGATGCGAGCATACCCATGAAAGCTGCACCCGTCAAACTCCAATGCCAAAGCCGTGAGAATGGCACCATCACCTACTCCGTAGAAGGTGTCACCGACGAATCCGGCAATTACCGTCTCCCAGGAAAAGGCGAGCACGAGAATGATATCTGTGACGTGACGGTCCTAAAGAGCACAGTCCCTGACTGTGATGAACTTGCTCCTGGGCGTGACCGTGCTCGTGTTGTGCTCACACACAACAATGGCATTGTCTCCAACGAACGTTACGCCAATCCTTTGGGATTTTTGAAGAAGGAAGCTCTTGATGTCTGCCCTGATGTTCTCAAGAGTGTCGGTCTCCTCCCCATCGTCACCATTGGCGAATGA